A genome region from Tolypothrix sp. PCC 7712 includes the following:
- a CDS encoding AAA-like domain-containing protein: MNLDSLLEFINSKLVESQNRPLNTTEVMVLQGIWQYQTYNQIAQKQGYSPGYFTNVVAPELWQRLSGVIGRRVTKKNCRALLESYAVKSTSQTNVFSPTDPQDISPSYPSGSVPLNSPFYIQHSTIEAQAYAEITKPGALVRIKAPRERGKTSLLLRMLDYANSQGYRTVSLNLEQIDYTILSDLNRFLRWLCANVSHQLQLQPRLNDYWDDDIGSKVSCTLYFRNYLLEQLNSPVVLALDEVNKIFEHPQVAKDFFPMLRSWYEEAKRIPSWQKLRLIVVHSTEVYVPLQLNQSPFNVGLPIQLSKFSLEQVQQLAQRYGLDGNVEEAHQLMALIGGHPALVHLALYHLSREDVSMAQLLQFAPTSTGIYSHHLQRHWSVLEQQPELAAALYTVMDAAEAVQIEPTLGYKLSSMGLIELCGNKATLSCQLYQQYFENQLSNCRRAEKISTMLR, from the coding sequence ATGAATCTCGATTCTCTCCTTGAATTTATTAACAGCAAACTGGTTGAAAGCCAAAATCGCCCGCTCAATACCACTGAAGTAATGGTTCTGCAGGGTATATGGCAGTATCAAACCTATAACCAAATTGCCCAAAAACAGGGTTATAGCCCTGGCTACTTCACCAATGTTGTGGCTCCAGAATTATGGCAACGCCTTTCTGGGGTGATTGGCAGGCGCGTGACTAAAAAAAACTGTCGAGCATTGCTAGAGTCTTATGCTGTAAAAAGCACATCACAAACAAACGTCTTTTCCCCTACCGATCCCCAAGACATATCGCCCAGCTATCCCAGTGGTTCAGTACCTCTCAACTCGCCTTTTTACATTCAGCACTCCACCATTGAGGCTCAAGCCTATGCAGAAATTACAAAACCAGGAGCCTTGGTGCGGATTAAAGCTCCCAGAGAAAGGGGTAAAACTTCACTGCTGCTGAGGATGCTTGACTATGCCAACTCACAAGGCTACCGCACAGTGAGCTTAAATCTAGAGCAAATTGATTACACAATTTTGAGCGATCTCAATCGATTTTTACGCTGGTTATGTGCTAATGTTTCTCATCAGTTGCAATTACAGCCTCGACTCAACGATTATTGGGATGATGATATCGGCAGCAAAGTTAGCTGTACCCTCTACTTTCGCAATTATTTACTGGAGCAACTTAACTCTCCTGTGGTTTTAGCATTGGATGAAGTGAACAAAATTTTTGAGCATCCACAGGTAGCGAAAGATTTTTTCCCTATGTTGCGTTCGTGGTACGAAGAAGCCAAAAGGATACCGTCGTGGCAAAAGCTACGCCTAATTGTGGTGCATTCAACGGAAGTCTATGTTCCTCTGCAACTGAACCAGTCTCCTTTCAATGTAGGGCTACCAATTCAGTTAAGCAAATTCAGTTTAGAGCAGGTGCAGCAGTTAGCTCAACGCTATGGACTTGATGGGAATGTAGAAGAAGCGCACCAGCTCATGGCTTTAATAGGAGGACATCCAGCACTCGTACATCTAGCACTTTATCACCTGAGCCGTGAAGATGTAAGTATGGCGCAACTGCTGCAATTTGCACCTACATCTACGGGAATTTACTCCCATCACTTACAGCGCCATTGGTCAGTTTTGGAACAACAGCCAGAATTAGCAGCAGCGCTTTATACTGTTATGGATGCTGCAGAAGCCGTACAAATAGAACCAACTCTAGGTTATAAATTATCTAGTATGGGGCTAATTGAGTTATGTGGTAACAAAGCAACACTCAGTTGCCAGCTATATCAGCAGTATTTTGAAAATCAACTATCAAATTGCAGACGTGCTGAGAAGATATCTACAATGCTGCGCTAG
- a CDS encoding S8 family peptidase translates to MPELNTIPGFAALQALTRGDSRIKIAVLDGLADLDRACFRGANLSKAKAFWQTDLEPIEPIYIQRELLIRKLGDKKKALKKALKQIEKRDTDTALLLPVAQVMPSRSHLPITTIFNAVLENTEALLLEQYHQLKDSKLQQTTHKPGIPADIDYKAEIKALEIEIEALEDSIPEPVRDRLNGIFHATGIFSTMFGQPGSPVEGVAPYCTAINIPLFETPTSDEALSPLNLARAFNLALELGVNIIHCAACHPTQTGFAHEMIQKAVKQCQDNNILIVAPSGNNKGEWFCAPAILPNVLAVGMMKDDGQPANYSNWGGQYQEQGILAPGENIVAAQPGTDEPALQQGTSLAAPLITGISALLMSLQLQRGEKPNAEAVRTALLNSAIKCDPNEIAEPERCLVGKLNIPGAYQLLTGQLLPNIQASAVALPQVILPAIPDSSKSAVINASQPLNEIYSSTSTQFVTASATIADIAPSTVTPSAVSRKVYALGSLGYDFGSEARRDTFKQQMSAVSIDGVLIPANPYDARQMVNHLELNPSEGKSLIWTLNQELTPIYALEPQKAFASEIYNVFQMLLAGQIQPEESDDYIERVSIPGNLTDRTVELFSGQVVPVLALPNIRGIYGWQVNALVEAAINTVTTGASQPDNVRMRRSLKSFLHRIYYDLRNLGHLDRDRALNFAATNAFQAASTFAEAINSGMELDSIEIEKSPFCRLNSNCWDVMLKFFDSENSRRAKKVYRFTIDVANLMPVTLGAVRSWSVPR, encoded by the coding sequence ATGCCTGAACTCAATACCATTCCCGGTTTTGCTGCCCTGCAAGCTCTGACTCGTGGTGATTCTCGGATTAAAATTGCTGTTTTAGATGGACTAGCCGATCTAGATCGTGCTTGCTTTCGGGGTGCAAACTTGAGCAAAGCCAAAGCTTTTTGGCAAACAGATTTAGAGCCAATCGAGCCTATATATATTCAAAGGGAACTTCTAATTAGGAAGTTGGGAGACAAAAAAAAGGCTTTGAAGAAAGCATTGAAGCAGATCGAGAAGCGGGATACGGATACAGCTTTATTGTTACCTGTTGCTCAAGTAATGCCGTCGCGATCACACCTTCCTATTACTACTATCTTCAATGCTGTATTAGAAAACACAGAAGCCCTATTGCTAGAACAATATCACCAGTTAAAAGACTCGAAGCTACAGCAAACAACACACAAACCAGGAATACCCGCAGATATTGACTATAAAGCAGAAATTAAAGCTTTAGAGATAGAGATCGAGGCACTGGAAGACTCAATTCCTGAACCTGTGCGCGATCGCCTCAATGGTATCTTTCATGCAACAGGCATCTTTAGTACAATGTTTGGGCAACCCGGTTCCCCAGTTGAAGGAGTCGCTCCTTACTGCACAGCTATTAACATTCCCTTATTTGAAACCCCAACGAGCGATGAGGCACTCTCACCGTTGAACTTAGCTCGTGCCTTTAATCTGGCATTGGAACTGGGGGTAAATATCATCCATTGTGCTGCCTGTCATCCCACTCAAACTGGGTTTGCCCATGAAATGATTCAAAAAGCTGTCAAACAATGTCAAGACAATAATATTCTAATCGTAGCTCCATCAGGCAACAATAAGGGCGAATGGTTTTGCGCTCCGGCGATTTTACCAAATGTCCTGGCAGTGGGTATGATGAAAGACGATGGGCAACCCGCTAACTACAGTAATTGGGGTGGACAGTATCAGGAACAGGGCATTCTCGCACCGGGTGAAAACATAGTAGCAGCACAACCCGGCACCGATGAACCAGCACTTCAACAAGGAACAAGTTTAGCTGCCCCCTTAATAACTGGTATTTCTGCATTACTAATGAGTCTGCAACTACAACGAGGCGAAAAACCCAATGCTGAAGCAGTCCGTACTGCTTTGCTTAATAGTGCCATTAAGTGCGACCCTAACGAAATTGCAGAACCGGAACGCTGTTTAGTAGGCAAATTAAATATTCCCGGAGCCTATCAATTACTAACTGGGCAGCTTTTACCCAACATTCAAGCAAGTGCAGTTGCCCTTCCACAAGTTATTTTACCAGCCATTCCAGATAGTTCCAAATCTGCGGTAATAAATGCCTCCCAACCGCTCAATGAGATTTACAGTTCTACCTCTACTCAATTCGTCACCGCCTCAGCCACAATTGCAGACATTGCCCCTTCTACCGTCACCCCCAGCGCCGTCTCCAGAAAAGTCTACGCCCTTGGCAGCCTTGGCTACGATTTTGGCAGTGAAGCCCGCCGCGACACCTTCAAGCAACAGATGTCTGCGGTCAGTATTGATGGCGTTTTAATTCCCGCCAATCCCTACGATGCCCGCCAGATGGTTAATCATCTAGAGTTGAATCCCTCTGAAGGCAAATCCCTCATCTGGACGCTGAATCAGGAACTTACCCCAATTTACGCCCTAGAACCCCAAAAAGCTTTTGCCAGCGAGATATATAACGTATTTCAGATGCTTTTGGCTGGACAAATTCAGCCCGAAGAGAGCGATGATTACATTGAACGCGTTAGCATTCCCGGCAATTTGACAGATCGCACCGTTGAACTTTTTTCCGGACAGGTTGTTCCTGTCCTGGCACTACCCAATATTAGAGGGATCTACGGTTGGCAAGTAAATGCCCTTGTGGAAGCAGCCATTAACACCGTTACTACTGGAGCCAGCCAACCTGACAACGTGAGAATGCGACGTTCTCTCAAGAGTTTCCTGCATCGCATCTACTATGACCTCCGCAACTTAGGACACCTTGATCGCGATCGCGCCCTCAATTTTGCGGCTACAAACGCCTTCCAAGCTGCCTCCACCTTTGCTGAAGCCATTAATAGCGGTATGGAACTAGACAGCATTGAGATTGAAAAAAGCCCCTTTTGTCGCCTTAACAGTAATTGTTGGGATGTGATGCTGAAGTTTTTCGACTCAGAAAATAGCCGTCGCGCCAAAAAGGTATATCGATTCACAATTGACGTTGCCAATCTTATGCCAGTGACTTTGGGTGCAGTGCGATCGTGGTCAGTGCCACGTTAG
- a CDS encoding carotenoid oxygenase family protein, which translates to MVQASPKVPQSIMDANRYELPDQTMQIAEGKLPKDLQGHVFLVAPVGTVKSKGLPYNDGNTFLNGDGMIYRFDFNQPREVRWKQRLAKTPDYKVDEKTQHIPLLRFRNHGLIRFSWLLGSRNELNTGFLPMKFPGESHERLLVTYDAGRPYEVDTQTLELVTPIGKLNEWEGAIDFPDYPFKPILSTAHPVFDTYKHEMFTVNYARTLSQYLNDIIRKLNAEKAKQQEQEKHQRLSVICELLEQVLNGKFWNNDFVYLMRWDGTGELKKWQLIHPNGSPVTIRQSMHQIGLTEDYIVLMDTAFTTGIEQILTNIPDIPLIDERKLLRIEPSPDSTIYIIRRDDLQEGKEKVVAQKIVIPLEASHFLLDYENPGNKITLHAAHICAWDVAEWLRKNDRSPYDTSQPVSPRLSGTQQSPMDISRMGRYVIDVNNLKVEENKVNPDHVISDRDCTWGTGLFTYLDRLPSSGMTPKKLDNIYWVSFGLWEELTTESMREQYEDYPYREVPLDEVLQLAKEGKPSCLFRLNTASNESMRIEDSYKFPPGHIALSPQFIPRTVGEESSTNGYIMCTVFTPDRDEIWIFDAEKLNDKQPLCKLYHPKLNFGLSLHTTWLQNLGPAQDKYRVSVEEDYPRSILKELLKFVDSLSSLDDAPVPRGGQDLKTELKQEIQNLFE; encoded by the coding sequence ATGGTTCAGGCATCTCCCAAAGTCCCGCAATCGATTATGGATGCGAATCGGTATGAACTCCCCGATCAGACAATGCAGATTGCTGAAGGAAAACTACCTAAAGATCTACAGGGTCATGTTTTTCTGGTTGCACCAGTCGGCACAGTCAAGTCAAAAGGTCTTCCCTACAACGACGGAAATACTTTTTTGAATGGCGACGGTATGATTTATCGATTTGACTTCAATCAACCTCGTGAGGTGAGATGGAAGCAACGGCTCGCTAAAACACCAGACTATAAAGTTGACGAGAAAACTCAACACATACCCTTATTACGATTCCGCAACCACGGATTGATCAGATTTTCTTGGTTACTTGGTTCGCGCAATGAGTTAAATACAGGCTTCTTGCCAATGAAATTTCCTGGGGAATCCCACGAGCGTTTGCTAGTTACTTATGACGCAGGTCGTCCCTACGAAGTTGATACACAAACTCTGGAGTTAGTAACTCCAATTGGGAAACTAAATGAATGGGAAGGAGCAATTGACTTTCCTGATTATCCCTTTAAGCCAATTTTAAGCACTGCCCATCCTGTGTTTGATACCTACAAACACGAGATGTTTACAGTCAATTACGCCAGAACCCTAAGTCAATATTTAAACGATATTATTCGTAAGTTAAATGCAGAAAAAGCAAAACAACAAGAGCAAGAAAAACATCAACGGCTATCAGTAATTTGTGAATTACTGGAGCAAGTATTAAATGGCAAGTTCTGGAATAATGATTTTGTCTATCTGATGCGTTGGGATGGTACAGGTGAATTGAAAAAATGGCAGCTGATTCACCCCAATGGTTCGCCAGTCACAATTAGGCAGAGTATGCATCAGATTGGGTTAACTGAAGATTATATCGTGCTGATGGATACAGCCTTTACGACTGGAATTGAGCAAATTTTGACTAATATTCCAGATATTCCCCTAATAGACGAAAGAAAATTACTCCGGATTGAGCCGTCACCGGACTCCACCATATATATTATTCGCCGCGACGATTTGCAAGAGGGCAAAGAAAAGGTTGTGGCACAAAAGATAGTGATCCCGCTCGAAGCATCTCACTTTTTGCTGGACTATGAAAATCCTGGTAACAAAATTACACTTCATGCTGCCCATATCTGCGCTTGGGATGTTGCTGAATGGTTGCGTAAAAACGATCGCTCTCCTTATGATACATCTCAACCTGTTTCGCCTCGTTTGAGTGGCACCCAACAGAGTCCGATGGATATCAGCCGTATGGGACGTTATGTCATAGATGTTAATAACTTGAAAGTTGAAGAAAACAAAGTCAATCCCGATCATGTTATTAGCGATCGCGATTGTACTTGGGGAACGGGTTTATTCACTTATCTTGATAGACTACCATCGTCAGGTATGACTCCCAAAAAACTAGATAATATTTACTGGGTGTCTTTTGGACTTTGGGAAGAACTGACAACTGAATCTATGCGCGAGCAATATGAGGACTATCCTTATAGAGAAGTGCCTCTGGATGAAGTGCTGCAACTTGCTAAAGAAGGCAAACCTTCCTGTTTATTCCGATTAAACACTGCATCAAATGAATCAATGCGGATAGAGGATTCCTACAAATTTCCTCCAGGTCATATAGCACTTTCGCCCCAGTTTATTCCTCGCACTGTCGGTGAAGAAAGTTCAACTAACGGTTATATCATGTGTACCGTTTTTACTCCAGATCGCGATGAAATTTGGATTTTTGATGCTGAAAAACTTAATGACAAACAACCCTTATGTAAGCTGTATCATCCTAAACTCAACTTTGGGCTATCATTGCACACAACATGGTTGCAGAATCTCGGCCCTGCACAGGATAAGTATAGGGTTTCGGTCGAGGAAGATTATCCACGCTCGATATTAAAAGAGTTGCTGAAATTTGTGGATAGCTTATCCTCTCTTGACGACGCTCCTGTACCAAGGGGTGGTCAAGATCTCAAGACAGAGCTTAAGCAGGAAATTCAAAATCTATTTGAGTAA